Proteins encoded within one genomic window of Etheostoma cragini isolate CJK2018 chromosome 21, CSU_Ecrag_1.0, whole genome shotgun sequence:
- the LOC117937086 gene encoding parvalbumin-like EF-hand-containing protein produces the protein MEDDFRPQVKKVAVAMGVSLTEQDVDRMPREMRTQGSFNYSRFLEYMRQFEAAEQREEAIKKAFRTLDKDGSGYIEWNEIKYILSTVPAAPPSAPLSEEEAEALVQAVDSDGDGRIDYRGEGALWCSGRRPHWAQQAARDQQIQAGHRKR, from the exons ATGGAGGACGACTTCCGGCCGCAGGTGAAGAAAGTAGCTGTGGCCATGGGCGTGTCCCTCACAGAGCAGGACGTGGACCGCATGCCACGGGAGATGAGAACTCAAG GGAGCTTCAACTACAGCAGGTTTCTGGAGTACATGAGGCAGTTCGAGGCCGCGGAGCAAAGAGAGGAGGCCATCAAGAAGGCCTTCAGGACGCTCGACAAAGACGGCAGCGGATACATAGAGTGGAACGAGATCAA GTACATCCTGTCTACAGTCCCGGCTGCCCCCCCGTCCGCCCCCCTCTccgaggaggaggcggaggccCTGGTCCAGGCTGTGGACTCCGATGGAGACGGACGCATCGACTACAGAGGTGAGGGCGCCCTCTGGTGCTCGGGCCGCCGTCCCCACTGGGCTCAGCAGGCAGCCAGAGATCAGCAGATACAGGCAGGACACAGGAAACgctga